The Deinococcus aerophilus genome window below encodes:
- a CDS encoding Gfo/Idh/MocA family protein, whose product MTSSIRVGVIGLGAIGQNLLKAFTAHPEVRVTAVCDIDVSLAERTAQPLAASAWTDHRRMLDETDLDLVYVAVPPKYHHAIALDVIAAGRHILCEKPLALTLDEARDLQRAAQARGVVHALNLPLHGDPGIQTFHHLVQGGELGTLRRTELTLVFPQWPRGWQQNPWIGGREQGGPIREVGPHLLHVILTTLGPVARVWAHTEYPANDPDACEIAALGTLELENGSLVVVSCLTNVPRPEQVSLTVYGLAGTAGLVNWARPVAAQGQAPPEPVPVEGEQGAAGTRLVRALVGRVRGGSGDLVDFTMGVRIQAVLEAWEQSSATGTWVDVFRA is encoded by the coding sequence ATGACCAGTTCCATTCGGGTGGGCGTGATCGGCCTCGGGGCCATCGGCCAGAACCTGTTGAAGGCTTTCACGGCCCATCCCGAGGTGCGCGTGACGGCCGTGTGCGATATCGACGTCTCCCTGGCGGAAAGGACCGCCCAACCGCTGGCGGCCTCGGCCTGGACGGACCACCGCCGGATGCTCGACGAGACCGATCTGGACCTCGTGTATGTGGCCGTGCCGCCGAAATACCACCACGCCATTGCACTGGACGTCATCGCGGCGGGCCGGCACATTCTGTGCGAGAAACCGCTGGCCCTCACGCTGGACGAAGCGCGGGACCTGCAGCGTGCGGCGCAGGCGAGGGGAGTCGTGCACGCTCTGAATCTGCCGCTGCATGGTGACCCGGGCATTCAGACCTTTCACCACCTTGTTCAGGGGGGCGAACTCGGAACGCTGCGCCGCACCGAGCTGACCCTGGTGTTTCCGCAGTGGCCGCGCGGGTGGCAGCAAAACCCCTGGATCGGCGGTCGGGAGCAGGGCGGACCGATCCGTGAGGTGGGGCCGCACCTGCTGCACGTCATCCTGACCACGCTGGGTCCAGTCGCGCGGGTGTGGGCCCACACCGAGTACCCCGCCAACGATCCGGACGCCTGTGAAATCGCTGCTCTCGGCACGCTGGAACTTGAAAATGGGTCTCTGGTCGTCGTGTCGTGCCTGACGAACGTGCCCCGCCCCGAGCAGGTGAGCTTGACCGTATACGGCTTAGCGGGCACCGCCGGGCTGGTGAACTGGGCAAGGCCGGTGGCGGCGCAGGGTCAGGCGCCGCCTGAACCCGTGCCTGTTGAGGGAGAGCAGGGGGCCGCAGGAACACGGCTGGTCCGGGCGCTCGTGGGGCGCGTGCGCGGCGGCTCGGGCGACCTGGTCGACTTCACCATGGGGGTGCGCATCCAGGCGGTTCTGGAGGCCTGGGAACAGTCCTCGGCGACCGGGACCTGGGTGGACGTCTTCCGCGCCTGA